Proteins encoded by one window of Lathyrus oleraceus cultivar Zhongwan6 chromosome 1, CAAS_Psat_ZW6_1.0, whole genome shotgun sequence:
- the LOC127094323 gene encoding uncharacterized protein LOC127094323 has translation MPLNIDLNTPYIDHEMMECNIAPSINLNDPSSSNFNLSFKDLHGSSSNEEYMEEANMFNCENDFEHGFFNINEDIDVDALYSNEVHVMEEESEFIPNEEDGEETEFNQYESDGETESIAAMSTMVQHEPETFRKKRSFLNNDQRKIIAQLLIKNSCGGKLKSGTVIWLTSKYSVSIDVIYRIWKQVSQTGDASHKRTKNCGRKRVAVDIEKVRDISLAKRSTLQSLAFALGISKTALFKFVKDGTLRRHSNSLKPQMKDRNMKDRLRFCLSMLEETSLPHDPEFKSMHNIVHIDEKWFYMTKKSANYYLLENEDEPYRTCKNKNFIGKVMFLVAVARPRFDDGDKEIFSGKIGVFPLVQKVAAKRSSINRASGTLETKPITSITKEVSRNFLINKVLPAIKEK, from the exons ATGCCTCTTAATATTGATCTAAACACTCCAtatattgatcatgaaatgatggAATGCAACATAGCACCATCCATTAATCTAAATGATCCTTCTTCAAGTAATTTTAACTTGTCTTTTAAGGACCTACATGGTAGTTCATCAAATGAAGAATACATGGAAGAAGCTAATATGTTCAATTGTGAAAATGATTTTGAACATGGTTTTTTTAATATTAATGAGGACATTGATGTTGATGCTTTATATTCAAATGAAGTTCATGTCATGGAAGAAG AGAGTGAATTTATTCCAAATGAAGAAGATGGAGAGGAGACTGAATTTAATCAATATGAAAGTGATGGAGAAACTGAAAGTATTGCAGCTA TGTCCACAATGGTTCAACATGAACCTGAAACTTTTAGGAAAAAAAGATCATTTTTAAACAATGATCAACGGAAAATAATTGCTCAATTATTGATAAAGAATAGTTGTGGTGGAAAACTAAAATCCGGAACTGTTATATGGTTGACATCCAAATACTCGGTATCCATCGATGTTATTTATCGAATTTGGAAGCAAGTATCTCAAACAGGTGATGCGTCTCATAAAAGAACAAAAAATTGTGGTCGGAAAAGAGTTGCGGTAGATATTGAAAAAGTGCGGGATATTTCGTTAGCTAAACGTAGCACTCTTCAGAGCCTCGCATTTGCCTTGGGCATTAGCAAAACAGCATTGTTTAAGTTTGTAAAGGATGGGACTTTGCGTCGGCATTCAAATTCTCTAAAGCCACAAATGAAAGATAGAAATATGAAAGATCGTCTTAGATTTTGCTTGTCCATGCTTGAAGAAACTAGTCTTCCTCATGATCCGGAGTTTAAGTCTATGCATAATATCGTCCACATAGATGAAAAATGGTTCTACATGACCAAAAAATCAGCTAACTACTACCTTCTTGAAAATGAGGATGAGCCATATCGCAcatgcaaaaataaaaattttATTGGAAAAGTCATGTTTTTAGTAGCAGTCGCTAGGCCTAGATTTGATGACGGTGATAAGGAGATATTTTCGGGAAAAATTGGCGTCTTTCCTCTTGTTCAAAAAGTTGCAGCAAAAAGGTCAAGTATCAATAGAGCTTCGGGTACACTTGAAACTAAACCGATTACTTCTATCACTAAAGAAGTTAGTCGAAATTTTCTAATCAATAAAGTGTTACCTGCAATTAAAGAAAAATGA